A genomic stretch from Malus domestica chromosome 15, GDT2T_hap1 includes:
- the LOC103404297 gene encoding ADP-ribosylation factor-like protein 8a: MGLWEAFLNWLRSLFFKQEMELSLIGLQNAGKTSLVNVVATGGYSEDMIPTVGFNMKKVTKGNVTIKLWDLGGQPRFRSMWERYCRAVSAIVYVVDAADPDNMNVSKSELHDLLSKNSLSGIPLLVLGNKIDKPGALSKQALTDEMGLKSITDREVCCFMISCKNSTNIDSVIDWLVKHSKSKS, translated from the exons ATGGGTTTGTGGGAAGCTTTTCTCAATTGGCTCCGCAG CCTCTTTTTCAAGCAGGAAATGGAACTATCTTTGATAGGACTTCAGAATGCTGGAAAGACTTCTCTTGTAAATGTTGTTGCA ACGGGCGGATACAGTGAGGACATGATTCCTACG GTAGGATTCAATATGAAGAAGGTAACCAAAGGGAATGTTACAATAAAGTTGTGGGATCTTGGAGGTCAACCCAGGTTCCGCAGCATGTGGGAGCGATACTGTCGTGCTGTTTCTGCTATAGT TTATGTTGTTGATGCTGCCGATCCAGATAACATGAACGTCTCAAAAAGTGAGCTTCATGATTTGCTGAGCAAAAACTCACTAAGCGGGATCCCACTACTGGTCCTTGGAAACAAGATTGACAAGCCGGGAGCTCTCAGTAAACAGGCATTGACTGATGAAAT GGGACTCAAGTCGATTACAGACAGAGAAGTTTGTTGCTTCATGATCTCATGCAAGAACTCAACGAACATCGATTCAGTTATCGATTGGCTTGTAAAGCATTCCAAATCAAAAAGCTGA
- the MYBR6 gene encoding telomere repeat-binding factor 1-like isoform X2 has product MGAPKQKWTAEEEAALKAGVLKHGAGKWRTILTDQEFNTILHLRSNVDLKDKWRNINVTAIWGSRQKAKLALKRNLPTPKHENNPLAVSTVIQSHEEVVDAKPLAISGGKSQTIESKDSKQPIARLDHLILEAITNLKEPGGSDRAAIAMHIEEQYWAPPKLKKLLSSKLKNMTATGKLIKVKHRYRIPLSSATSEKRRSSSALLLEGKQKDSLRKDKSDVNILTKSQVDADLTKMRSMTAQEAAAAAAQAVAEAEAAIAAAEEAAREAEAAEAEAEAAQVFAKAAMKALKCRKLGIIL; this is encoded by the exons ATGGGTGCTCCTAAGCAGAAGTGGACCGCCGAAGAAGAAGCAGCCCTTAAAGCTGGAGTACTTAAACACGGGGCAGGAAAATGGCGCACAATACTGACAGATCAAGAATTCAATACTATCTTACATCTGCGTTCAAATGTTGATCTCAAG GACAAGTGGAGAAATATAAATGTGACCGCAATATGGGGTTCTAGACAGAAGGCTAAGCTTGCACTTAAAAGGAACTTACCAACTCCTAAACACGAGAACAACCCTTTGGCCGTGAGCACTGTAATCCAAAGTCATGAAGAAGTTGTTGACGCTAAGCCTCTTGCCATTTCTGGTGGAAAGTCGCAGACTATTgaatcaaaagattcaaaacaaccAATTGCCAG GTTGGATCACCTTATATTAGAGGCTATTACAAATTTGAAGGAGCCAGGGGGATCTGACAGAGCTGCAATTGCTATGCACATAGAG GAGCAATATTGGGCACCACCAAAACTTAAAAAGTTACTGTCATCAAAATTAAAGAATATGACAGCCACTGGAAAGCTGATTAAG GTCAAGCATAGATACAGAATTCCATTAAGTTCAGCTACTtctgaaaaaagaagaagctcTTCAGCGTTGCTCTTGGAAGGAAAGCAGAAGGATTCATTGAGAAAAGATAAGAGTGACGTCAACATCCTTACTAAATCCCAAGTAGATGCAGATTTAACCAAGATGAGAAGCATGACTGCACAAgaggctgctgctgctgctgcacaGGCGGTAGCAGAAGCAGAGGCTGCCATTGCAGCAGCTGAGGAAGCAGCAAGGGAGGCGGAGGCTGCAGAAGCTGAAGCAGAAGCAGCACAAGTTTTTGCCAAAGCAGCAATGAAAGCATTGAAATGTAGAAAACTTG GTATCATTTTGTAA
- the MYBR6 gene encoding telomere repeat-binding factor 1-like isoform X1, which yields MGAPKQKWTAEEEAALKAGVLKHGAGKWRTILTDQEFNTILHLRSNVDLKDKWRNINVTAIWGSRQKAKLALKRNLPTPKHENNPLAVSTVIQSHEEVVDAKPLAISGGKSQTIESKDSKQPIARLDHLILEAITNLKEPGGSDRAAIAMHIEEQYWAPPKLKKLLSSKLKNMTATGKLIKVKHRYRIPLSSATSEKRRSSSALLLEGKQKDSLRKDKSDVNILTKSQVDADLTKMRSMTAQEAAAAAAQAVAEAEAAIAAAEEAAREAEAAEAEAEAAQVFAKAAMKALKCRKLDLDMKLTHG from the exons ATGGGTGCTCCTAAGCAGAAGTGGACCGCCGAAGAAGAAGCAGCCCTTAAAGCTGGAGTACTTAAACACGGGGCAGGAAAATGGCGCACAATACTGACAGATCAAGAATTCAATACTATCTTACATCTGCGTTCAAATGTTGATCTCAAG GACAAGTGGAGAAATATAAATGTGACCGCAATATGGGGTTCTAGACAGAAGGCTAAGCTTGCACTTAAAAGGAACTTACCAACTCCTAAACACGAGAACAACCCTTTGGCCGTGAGCACTGTAATCCAAAGTCATGAAGAAGTTGTTGACGCTAAGCCTCTTGCCATTTCTGGTGGAAAGTCGCAGACTATTgaatcaaaagattcaaaacaaccAATTGCCAG GTTGGATCACCTTATATTAGAGGCTATTACAAATTTGAAGGAGCCAGGGGGATCTGACAGAGCTGCAATTGCTATGCACATAGAG GAGCAATATTGGGCACCACCAAAACTTAAAAAGTTACTGTCATCAAAATTAAAGAATATGACAGCCACTGGAAAGCTGATTAAG GTCAAGCATAGATACAGAATTCCATTAAGTTCAGCTACTtctgaaaaaagaagaagctcTTCAGCGTTGCTCTTGGAAGGAAAGCAGAAGGATTCATTGAGAAAAGATAAGAGTGACGTCAACATCCTTACTAAATCCCAAGTAGATGCAGATTTAACCAAGATGAGAAGCATGACTGCACAAgaggctgctgctgctgctgcacaGGCGGTAGCAGAAGCAGAGGCTGCCATTGCAGCAGCTGAGGAAGCAGCAAGGGAGGCGGAGGCTGCAGAAGCTGAAGCAGAAGCAGCACAAGTTTTTGCCAAAGCAGCAATGAAAGCATTGAAATGTAGAAAACTTG accTTGACATGAAACTCACACATGGGTAA
- the MYBR6 gene encoding Telomere repeat-binding factor 1-like (The RefSeq protein has 1 substitution compared to this genomic sequence) → MGAPKQKWTAEEEAALKAGVLKHGAGKWRTILTDPEFNTILHLRSNVDLKDKWRNINVTAIWGSRQKAKLALKRNLPTPKHENNPLAVSTVIQSHEEVVDAKPLAISGGKSQTIESKDSKQPIARLDHLILEAITNLKEPGGSDRAAIAMHIEEQYWAPPKLKKLLSSKLKNMTATGKLIKVKHRYRIPLSSATSEKRRSSSALLLEGKQKDSLRKDKSDVNILTKSQVDADLTKMRSMTAQEAAAAAAQAVAEAEAAIAAAEEAAREAEAAEAEAEAAQVFAKAAMKALKCRKLDLDMKLTHG, encoded by the exons ATGGGTGCTCCTAAGCAGAAGTGGACCGCCGAAGAAGAAGCAGCCCTTAAAGCTGGAGTACTTAAACACGGGGCAGGAAAATGGCGCACAATACTGACAGATCAAGAATTCAATACTATCTTACATCTGCGTTCAAATGTTGATCTCAAG GACAAGTGGAGAAATATAAATGTGACCGCAATATGGGGTTCTAGACAGAAGGCTAAGCTTGCACTTAAAAGGAACTTACCAACTCCTAAACACGAGAACAACCCTTTGGCCGTGAGCACTGTAATCCAAAGTCATGAAGAAGTTGTTGACGCTAAGCCTCTTGCCATTTCTGGTGGAAAGTCGCAGACTATTgaatcaaaagattcaaaacaaccAATTGCCAG GTTGGATCACCTTATATTAGAGGCTATTACAAATTTGAAGGAGCCAGGGGGATCTGACAGAGCTGCAATTGCTATGCACATAGAG GAGCAATATTGGGCACCACCAAAACTTAAAAAGTTACTGTCATCAAAATTAAAGAATATGACAGCCACTGGAAAGCTGATTAAG GTCAAGCATAGATACAGAATTCCATTAAGTTCAGCTACTtctgaaaaaagaagaagctcTTCAGCGTTGCTCTTGGAAGGAAAGCAGAAGGATTCATTGAGAAAAGATAAGAGTGACGTCAACATCCTTACTAAATCCCAAGTAGATGCAGATTTAACCAAGATGAGAAGCATGACTGCACAAgaggctgctgctgctgctgcacaGGCGGTAGCAGAAGCAGAGGCTGCCATTGCAGCAGCTGAGGAAGCAGCAAGGGAGGCGGAGGCTGCAGAAGCTGAAGCAGAAGCAGCACAAGTTTTTGCCAAAGCAGCAATGAAAGCATTGAAATGTAGAAAACTTG accTTGACATGAAACTCACACATGGGTAA